In Marinobacter salsuginis, one DNA window encodes the following:
- a CDS encoding DUF2235 domain-containing protein, with protein MKRIAVCFDGTWNRPEEILGEDYPTNVLQFARAIRPTDGNGVEQVVFYDWGIGSYHDSLRAGATGYGLEKNVMDGYRFLVHNYEPGDEIFLFGFSRGAYTARSLCGMINNCSIVRKEHGSRIEEAFKLYKTKKHKANGDHSMAWKAKYSLEQRTPIRFVGVWDTVGALGLPFTFFGLIKDQDLFYDRKIGSNIRVARHALSLDEQREDFEPTLWEPRDGTDLEQVWFAGVHSDVGGGYGPDKQGRTLADIPLLWLKAEAQKQSLVFNDSLPSVTHTNAKQHNEYKGKYKLLGKLVRTIPPPDNNRTWVHPSVKERYASGYRSEPIEQFEKTHGQWPPLWPG; from the coding sequence ATGAAACGCATTGCTGTCTGCTTTGATGGCACCTGGAACCGCCCGGAGGAAATTCTGGGTGAGGACTATCCCACCAACGTTCTGCAATTTGCCCGCGCCATCCGGCCTACCGACGGTAACGGGGTGGAGCAGGTGGTGTTTTACGACTGGGGCATTGGCTCCTACCACGATTCACTTCGGGCCGGTGCCACCGGGTACGGGCTGGAGAAGAACGTCATGGACGGCTATCGGTTTCTGGTGCACAACTACGAGCCGGGCGACGAAATTTTCCTGTTCGGGTTCAGTCGCGGTGCCTACACGGCCCGCAGCCTGTGCGGGATGATCAATAACTGCAGCATTGTGCGAAAGGAACATGGCAGCCGGATCGAGGAGGCCTTCAAGCTCTACAAAACCAAGAAGCACAAAGCCAATGGCGACCACTCCATGGCCTGGAAGGCGAAGTATTCGCTGGAGCAGCGCACGCCGATCCGGTTTGTCGGGGTGTGGGATACCGTGGGCGCACTGGGCCTGCCCTTCACGTTCTTCGGTCTGATCAAGGATCAGGACCTGTTCTACGATCGCAAGATCGGTAGCAACATTCGCGTCGCCCGCCACGCGCTCTCGCTGGACGAGCAGCGGGAGGATTTCGAGCCCACGCTCTGGGAGCCGCGAGACGGCACGGATCTGGAGCAGGTGTGGTTTGCTGGCGTGCACTCGGACGTCGGCGGTGGTTATGGGCCAGACAAGCAGGGTCGCACCCTGGCCGATATTCCCCTGCTGTGGCTGAAGGCGGAAGCTCAAAAGCAGTCCCTGGTGTTCAACGATTCCCTGCCCTCCGTAACCCACACCAACGCAAAACAGCACAACGAATACAAGGGCAAGTACAAGCTGCTGGGCAAGCTGGTGCGCACGATACCGCCACCTGACAATAACCGCACCTGGGTCCATCCGAGCGTGAAAGAACGCTACGCCAGTGGTTACCGCAGCGAGCCGATCGAACAATTCGAGAAGACCCACGGCCAATGGCCACCGCTCTGGCCGGGCTAA
- a CDS encoding SMR family transporter produces the protein MMSWIFLGVAIVAEVIATTGLKASEGFTKLWPSLLVIIGYTIAFYFLSLTLKEIPVGVAYAIWAGMGVVLVALIGWLIYGQALDAATVIGMALIITGVAVINLFSKSVAH, from the coding sequence GTGATGAGCTGGATTTTTCTGGGCGTTGCCATCGTTGCGGAAGTGATTGCCACCACCGGCCTGAAAGCCAGTGAAGGCTTCACCAAACTCTGGCCCAGCCTGTTGGTGATTATCGGCTATACGATTGCCTTTTACTTCCTGTCGCTGACCCTGAAGGAAATTCCCGTAGGCGTGGCCTATGCCATCTGGGCGGGGATGGGCGTTGTGCTGGTAGCACTTATCGGCTGGCTGATTTACGGGCAGGCTCTGGATGCCGCCACTGTGATTGGTATGGCGCTGATCATCACCGGTGTTGCGGTGATCAATCTGTTTTCCAAGTCGGTCGCTCACTAG
- a CDS encoding glutathione S-transferase family protein: MHTLYFIPGACSLATQAILNELNQESTLVHKLEADHFETLNPAGTVPVLVDGDKVLNEGVAIILHLLNKHKNNLIAESGDARHQAIENMLFANATMHPAYGRLFFAQANVNDAAARQQVFDSAAVAINKLWQVVEAKLEHMPYLGGHDISPADILLAVYSRWGDFFPVDIVLGPRSRQMVDAVLRRDSMQLALQREEAYSAGAAA; the protein is encoded by the coding sequence ATGCACACCCTGTACTTCATTCCCGGCGCCTGTTCACTGGCCACGCAGGCGATTCTCAACGAGCTCAACCAGGAAAGCACCCTGGTTCACAAGCTGGAAGCCGACCACTTTGAAACCCTGAACCCCGCCGGAACCGTGCCAGTACTGGTCGACGGCGACAAGGTGCTGAACGAGGGCGTGGCGATCATCCTCCATCTGCTCAACAAGCATAAGAACAACCTGATCGCTGAAAGCGGGGACGCGCGGCATCAGGCCATCGAAAACATGCTGTTCGCAAACGCCACCATGCATCCCGCCTACGGCCGCCTGTTCTTTGCCCAGGCCAACGTGAACGATGCAGCAGCCAGACAGCAGGTTTTCGATTCTGCGGCGGTGGCCATCAACAAACTGTGGCAGGTGGTGGAAGCGAAGCTGGAGCACATGCCCTACCTCGGGGGGCATGACATCTCCCCCGCCGACATTCTGCTGGCCGTGTACTCCCGTTGGGGCGACTTCTTCCCCGTGGATATCGTACTCGGCCCGCGCAGCCGGCAGATGGTGGATGCCGTATTGAGGCGAGACAGCATGCAACTTGCCCTGCAGCGGGAAGAGGCATACAGCGCGGGGGCCGCGGCATAA
- a CDS encoding LysR family transcriptional regulator, translating to MINTTWLRTFCTLVEVGHFTRTAERLHMTQSGVSQHVRKLEEQLGAELLVRQGKQFSLSGAGERLYTEAQSILFALSNLEQTVGEDPPFEGSVRIMSPGSVGLKLYPHLLALQSKHPKLVIDYRFAPNPDVETAIAGSAVDLGFMTSRSTLADVSCTPVAQESLLLVTPATVKEPDWDTLMNLGFIDHPDGSHHASLLLGANYPEFQHSNLFPKKGFSNQIGLILEPASMGLGFTVLPAHAVEAFEKREHIRAHRLANPVSETLYLCVPRHRALAARMRTIIAETRKWL from the coding sequence ATGATAAATACGACCTGGTTGCGCACCTTTTGCACACTGGTGGAAGTTGGTCATTTCACCCGTACGGCTGAACGCCTTCACATGACACAGTCGGGCGTGAGTCAGCATGTGCGTAAACTCGAGGAGCAACTGGGTGCCGAATTGCTGGTGAGGCAGGGCAAGCAGTTTTCTCTATCCGGTGCAGGAGAGAGGCTGTACACCGAGGCGCAGAGCATCCTTTTCGCGTTGTCGAATCTTGAGCAGACAGTGGGAGAGGACCCGCCTTTTGAAGGCAGTGTGCGAATCATGTCGCCGGGCAGTGTCGGGCTGAAGCTCTATCCACACCTGTTGGCTCTTCAGAGCAAACACCCGAAGCTGGTTATCGATTACCGGTTTGCGCCGAACCCCGATGTGGAAACTGCCATTGCCGGGTCTGCTGTTGACCTCGGATTCATGACGTCGAGATCGACGCTGGCCGACGTAAGTTGCACGCCCGTCGCCCAGGAATCGCTGCTGTTGGTAACACCGGCCACCGTGAAGGAACCGGATTGGGACACGCTGATGAACCTCGGCTTTATCGACCATCCCGATGGCAGTCATCACGCCAGTCTGCTTCTTGGTGCCAATTACCCCGAGTTTCAGCACAGCAACCTGTTTCCGAAGAAAGGCTTCTCAAACCAGATTGGTTTGATTCTGGAACCGGCAAGTATGGGGTTGGGATTTACCGTTCTGCCTGCCCACGCCGTTGAAGCCTTTGAGAAGCGTGAGCACATCAGAGCTCATCGTCTTGCTAACCCGGTGAGTGAAACGCTGTATCTGTGTGTTCCACGGCACCGGGCACTTGCGGCGAGAATGCGGACTATAATTGCGGAAACCAGGAAATGGCTTTAA
- a CDS encoding nuclear transport factor 2 family protein produces the protein MDTEKRQLETMVNEYFQGLHTGNAERLAPLFHRDCVLKAPGLRRTLDEWLADVATRPIPANIGHPEDYRILRVELAGNQAMVKVACPLPHGDFTDYLGFLREDGVWKIVNKMYAPATA, from the coding sequence ATGGACACCGAAAAACGCCAGTTGGAAACCATGGTGAATGAGTATTTTCAGGGCCTGCACACGGGGAATGCCGAACGACTGGCGCCGTTGTTCCACAGGGACTGTGTACTCAAGGCACCCGGCCTGCGGCGCACACTGGATGAATGGCTGGCCGATGTCGCAACGCGACCAATACCCGCGAACATCGGACACCCGGAGGACTATCGCATCCTCCGGGTGGAACTGGCCGGAAACCAGGCCATGGTGAAAGTGGCGTGCCCCCTGCCCCACGGCGACTTTACCGACTATCTGGGTTTCCTCAGGGAAGACGGTGTCTGGAAGATCGTAAACAAAATGTACGCGCCAGCCACCGCCTGA
- a CDS encoding DUF7684 family protein translates to MKPRKVILATNRRYSDQYEPLLEELFNRRIELFCAWGAHCEQWESAMDLFATDPDRIEEHHITTTSHSDESLEDVQSMARMCVVEGGGSNDVEIIRL, encoded by the coding sequence ATGAAGCCCAGAAAGGTTATTCTAGCGACCAACAGACGATACTCTGATCAGTATGAGCCACTGTTGGAAGAACTATTCAACCGGCGCATAGAATTGTTTTGCGCATGGGGAGCCCATTGTGAGCAGTGGGAGTCGGCAATGGACCTGTTTGCGACGGATCCTGATCGTATTGAAGAGCATCATATCACCACGACCAGCCACTCGGACGAGTCACTGGAAGATGTTCAAAGCATGGCTCGCATGTGTGTTGTCGAGGGCGGTGGCAGCAATGACGTTGAGATCATCAGGCTCTAA
- a CDS encoding HigA family addiction module antitoxin: MTMHNPPHPGEFIREVYLEPFGISSRQLASSLGVSPSTLSRLLKGDSGISPEMSLRLSKVLGRTPESWLAMQDMYDLWVARKTVNLDGIHPLDFEAA, from the coding sequence ATGACTATGCATAATCCGCCGCATCCTGGTGAATTCATTCGGGAGGTGTACCTGGAGCCTTTTGGCATCAGTTCCCGTCAGCTTGCGTCTAGCCTGGGGGTCTCACCTTCCACGTTGTCTCGTCTGCTCAAAGGAGATAGCGGCATAAGTCCGGAAATGTCTCTGCGGCTATCCAAGGTTCTCGGGCGTACACCTGAAAGCTGGTTGGCGATGCAGGATATGTACGATCTGTGGGTGGCCCGCAAAACGGTCAACCTGGATGGAATCCATCCCCTGGACTTCGAGGCAGCTTAA
- a CDS encoding type II toxin-antitoxin system RelE/ParE family toxin, translating into MIKSFRHKGLKRFYSTGNTSGIQPDHAKKLRMQLAALDTATLVEDMDIPGFRLHPLKGRDKGRWSIRVNGNWRMTFEFQDGNAYILDYEDYH; encoded by the coding sequence ATGATTAAATCATTCCGTCACAAAGGACTGAAACGGTTCTACTCAACTGGCAACACGTCTGGCATACAGCCTGACCACGCCAAGAAGCTGCGAATGCAGCTGGCTGCTCTGGATACGGCCACTTTGGTGGAAGATATGGATATACCGGGTTTCCGGCTTCATCCATTGAAGGGTAGAGATAAAGGGCGGTGGTCGATTCGTGTTAACGGAAATTGGCGCATGACGTTCGAGTTTCAGGACGGCAACGCCTACATTCTTGATTATGAGGATTATCACTAA
- a CDS encoding NAD(P)H-dependent oxidoreductase, with protein MSNILIINAHHYYPFAEGKLNGTLVQMADELLTADGHQTKIVEVDKGWDVDQELENHQWADIILLQTPVNWMGVPWSFKKYMDEVYTAGMGGALCNGDGRTEEAPKANYGNGGTLQGKKYLLSLTFNAPEEAFNNPDEYLFRGGSVDDLLFPMHMNFRFFGMEALNTFACYDVMKNPQVEQDFQRFRAHLAAQIPTA; from the coding sequence ATGAGCAATATCCTCATCATCAATGCGCACCATTACTATCCCTTCGCAGAAGGCAAACTCAACGGAACTCTGGTTCAGATGGCCGACGAGTTGCTTACTGCCGACGGGCATCAGACAAAAATCGTGGAAGTCGATAAAGGCTGGGACGTGGACCAGGAGCTGGAAAACCACCAGTGGGCAGACATCATCCTGCTGCAAACCCCGGTTAACTGGATGGGCGTGCCCTGGAGCTTCAAGAAATACATGGACGAAGTCTACACAGCCGGAATGGGCGGCGCGTTGTGCAACGGCGATGGCCGCACCGAAGAAGCACCCAAGGCGAATTATGGCAATGGCGGCACGTTGCAGGGCAAAAAATACCTGCTCTCGCTCACCTTCAATGCCCCCGAAGAAGCCTTCAATAACCCGGATGAATATCTCTTCCGGGGCGGTAGCGTGGACGACCTGCTATTCCCCATGCACATGAACTTCCGCTTCTTCGGCATGGAAGCGTTGAACACCTTCGCCTGCTACGACGTGATGAAAAATCCGCAGGTGGAGCAAGATTTTCAGCGTTTTCGGGCCCACCTCGCTGCCCAAATTCCAACCGCCTAA
- a CDS encoding GFA family protein, whose translation MTTHSGSCLCGTVKYEIEGDFESFYLCHCRHCQKDTGSAHAANLFSQSAELTWLAGADAVTSFTLPGTRHNKSFCKLCGSALPDTQIAGLLVVPAGGLDTEISLSPTAHIFLSSKAAWEEASAGVPEFEGLPH comes from the coding sequence ATGACGACGCATTCTGGCTCTTGCCTGTGTGGCACCGTGAAATATGAGATAGAGGGCGACTTCGAGAGCTTCTACCTCTGTCACTGCCGGCACTGTCAAAAAGATACTGGATCGGCTCACGCGGCAAACCTGTTTTCACAGTCCGCTGAATTAACCTGGTTGGCCGGTGCCGATGCTGTAACCTCCTTTACGCTTCCTGGCACTCGTCATAACAAGAGCTTTTGTAAGCTGTGTGGTTCAGCATTGCCCGACACTCAGATAGCCGGTTTGCTCGTTGTTCCAGCAGGGGGCCTGGACACGGAGATCTCTTTGTCGCCAACGGCGCATATCTTTTTATCCAGTAAAGCCGCCTGGGAAGAGGCGTCAGCGGGAGTGCCAGAGTTCGAGGGACTGCCACATTGA
- a CDS encoding NAD(P)H-dependent flavin oxidoreductase yields MTILRELLKVEYPVIQAPMAGVQDSALTIAVSKAGGLGSLPCAMLTGDKILEEVARIRSATDRPFNLNFFCHTLPPEDPEKEAAWRQSLQPYYEELGLDLNDDAGGASRRPFDEQTADLVAELKPAVVSFHFGLPAPDLLAYIKSSGVKVLASATTVAEALWLEERGADAIIAQGLEAGGHRGHFLSGDLGLHMGTFALLPQIVSRVKIPVIAAGGIASAAGVEAARKLGAVAAQVGTAYLLCTETKTSAIHRAALQSEQASHTEITNVFSGRPARGIANRLIREQGPLSTRVPDFPNAAGALAPLRSEAEKCGKGDFSPLWAGQNTTGCEEIAAGEMTLKLAGAQQTS; encoded by the coding sequence ATGACCATCCTCAGGGAATTACTGAAAGTGGAGTATCCAGTGATTCAGGCACCCATGGCCGGCGTGCAGGACAGCGCGTTGACCATCGCGGTTTCCAAAGCGGGAGGGCTGGGTTCGCTCCCCTGTGCCATGCTCACAGGCGACAAAATACTCGAAGAAGTCGCCAGGATAAGGTCCGCGACCGACCGGCCCTTCAACCTGAATTTCTTCTGCCACACCCTGCCACCGGAAGACCCGGAGAAAGAAGCGGCCTGGCGACAAAGCCTGCAACCTTACTACGAAGAGCTGGGGCTAGACCTGAACGATGACGCCGGCGGCGCAAGCCGTCGACCCTTCGATGAACAAACTGCCGATCTGGTGGCTGAACTGAAGCCTGCGGTAGTGAGCTTTCACTTCGGCTTACCGGCCCCCGACTTGCTGGCCTACATAAAATCCAGCGGAGTGAAGGTACTGGCCAGCGCCACCACCGTGGCCGAAGCCTTGTGGCTGGAGGAACGAGGCGCAGACGCCATCATTGCACAAGGGCTCGAGGCCGGTGGCCATCGCGGCCACTTTCTGTCTGGCGACCTTGGCCTGCACATGGGTACCTTTGCGTTGCTCCCCCAAATCGTATCCAGGGTAAAAATCCCGGTTATTGCGGCAGGGGGTATTGCCTCCGCCGCAGGCGTCGAAGCAGCCAGAAAACTGGGCGCCGTCGCCGCCCAGGTCGGCACTGCTTACCTTCTCTGCACCGAAACGAAAACCAGCGCCATCCACCGTGCCGCGCTCCAGTCCGAGCAGGCGTCCCACACCGAAATCACCAATGTATTTTCCGGTCGCCCGGCGCGCGGCATCGCCAACCGCCTTATCAGAGAGCAAGGCCCTCTCAGTACGCGCGTGCCGGACTTTCCCAATGCCGCAGGTGCGCTGGCGCCCTTGAGATCGGAGGCTGAAAAGTGCGGAAAGGGAGACTTTTCGCCACTGTGGGCGGGGCAGAACACTACGGGGTGCGAGGAAATCGCAGCCGGGGAAATGACGTTGAAATTGGCCGGAGCACAACAAACTAGCTGA
- a CDS encoding cupin domain-containing protein, with protein MPSTNLRNLFFGAAFLAATGGATAESQADQAAHVASPEYYSVLKENEHVLVLKMVLQPGESDAMHRHHNETVYFQKGGQLTITKPGGESFQANVPDGHVMWHESWTHQVTNSGKSEVVAIIVEDKP; from the coding sequence ATGCCCAGCACCAATCTACGGAACCTGTTTTTCGGCGCCGCCTTTCTGGCGGCCACCGGGGGCGCCACCGCAGAAAGCCAGGCGGACCAAGCCGCGCACGTGGCCTCCCCCGAGTATTACAGCGTGCTCAAAGAGAACGAGCATGTTTTAGTGCTGAAGATGGTACTGCAGCCTGGTGAATCAGACGCCATGCACCGCCATCACAATGAAACGGTCTACTTCCAGAAAGGCGGCCAACTCACCATCACCAAGCCGGGCGGAGAATCATTTCAGGCGAACGTGCCTGATGGACACGTGATGTGGCACGAGAGCTGGACCCATCAGGTCACTAACAGCGGCAAGAGCGAGGTGGTTGCAATCATTGTTGAGGACAAACCATGA
- a CDS encoding winged helix-turn-helix transcriptional regulator, with the protein MESRVETDDYGRKKVFNACMEPCAIERGMRIIGGKWTGSIIYHLKDGPVRFNDLARMLGGASKKMIDQRLKELESREMVVRKVINDRPVAVTYELTDFGRSALKILDDLRVWSEKYDIS; encoded by the coding sequence ATGGAAAGTCGCGTAGAAACAGACGATTACGGTCGGAAAAAAGTTTTTAACGCCTGCATGGAACCCTGCGCTATTGAAAGGGGCATGCGCATCATCGGCGGAAAATGGACCGGCTCCATCATTTATCACCTGAAAGACGGCCCGGTGCGCTTCAACGACCTTGCCCGCATGCTCGGCGGTGCCAGCAAGAAGATGATTGATCAGCGCCTCAAGGAGCTGGAGTCGCGGGAGATGGTGGTGCGAAAGGTCATCAATGACCGGCCGGTCGCGGTTACCTATGAGTTGACCGATTTTGGTCGCAGCGCGCTGAAGATTCTTGATGACCTGAGGGTGTGGTCTGAGAAATACGATATCAGCTAG
- a CDS encoding LysR family transcriptional regulator — MDKLRAMRMFVRVVDAGSFTSVANELNVTTSMISKEIGRLEEDLGVRLLHRSTRGQQLTSIGEGYLERCRELLVQVDDADAYVQHMQDNPRGKLRINAPMALGITDLSQLFSAYMKQYPDVELDIQLGDESLDLIEHGFDLGFRASSQMLDSNYVGKPLVRFTYKVCASPGYLESHPPIRDVEDLAAHNCFVYSYFKSGNFWPLAQGITVGGSLKVNSTLFMKQVIEDGLGIGFLPSFVARESIEQGKLVEVLPEASRPDLTLYALYPNRQFTQPKLLSCIEFLQSWFLSRNLD; from the coding sequence ATGGACAAATTGCGGGCAATGCGGATGTTTGTTCGGGTGGTGGATGCCGGTAGCTTTACCAGTGTGGCCAACGAGCTGAATGTAACCACCTCGATGATCAGCAAGGAGATAGGGCGGCTGGAGGAGGATTTGGGGGTGAGGCTGCTGCACCGATCGACCCGCGGGCAGCAATTGACGTCCATTGGTGAGGGATACCTGGAGCGGTGCCGGGAATTGCTGGTTCAGGTAGACGATGCGGACGCCTATGTGCAGCACATGCAGGACAACCCGCGCGGCAAGTTACGCATCAACGCTCCTATGGCGCTAGGCATTACCGATCTGTCGCAACTGTTCTCCGCCTACATGAAGCAATACCCGGATGTGGAGCTGGACATACAGCTGGGAGACGAGAGCCTGGATTTGATCGAGCATGGATTCGATCTGGGGTTTCGGGCGTCCAGCCAGATGCTCGATTCCAACTATGTAGGCAAACCGCTGGTCCGTTTTACCTACAAGGTGTGCGCCTCACCCGGGTACCTGGAGAGCCATCCGCCGATTCGTGATGTGGAGGATCTGGCCGCCCATAATTGCTTTGTGTACAGCTATTTCAAATCGGGAAATTTTTGGCCGCTGGCGCAGGGTATTACCGTCGGTGGTTCCCTCAAGGTGAACAGCACGTTGTTCATGAAACAGGTGATTGAGGACGGGCTGGGCATCGGTTTTCTTCCCAGCTTTGTGGCCAGGGAAAGTATAGAGCAGGGCAAGTTGGTGGAAGTGCTGCCGGAGGCTAGCCGCCCGGACCTAACGCTTTATGCGCTATACCCGAACCGGCAGTTTACGCAGCCGAAACTGCTCAGCTGCATTGAGTTTCTGCAATCCTGGTTTCTGTCCCGGAACCTGGACTAG
- a CDS encoding lactoylglutathione lyase family protein — MNNAYPRNFSHIGISVPDLEQAVKFYTEVMGWYLIMEPTEIEEDDSAIGEMCTDVFGAGWGSFRIAHLSTGDRIGVELFQFKNQTNPEDNFEYWKTGVFHFCVQDPNVEELAERIVAAGGKKRMEKPRYYYPGEKPYRMIYMEDPFGNILEIYSHSYELIYSAGAYQ, encoded by the coding sequence ATGAACAACGCTTACCCAAGAAATTTCTCACACATCGGCATATCCGTGCCCGACCTTGAGCAAGCCGTAAAGTTTTACACAGAGGTGATGGGTTGGTACCTGATTATGGAACCAACCGAGATCGAAGAGGACGACAGCGCCATCGGAGAGATGTGCACTGATGTATTCGGCGCAGGCTGGGGCAGCTTCCGTATCGCTCACCTGTCAACAGGCGATCGAATCGGCGTGGAGCTTTTTCAGTTCAAGAACCAGACCAACCCGGAAGACAATTTCGAGTACTGGAAAACCGGGGTGTTTCACTTCTGTGTGCAAGACCCGAACGTAGAGGAACTGGCTGAGAGGATTGTGGCTGCGGGCGGTAAAAAGCGCATGGAGAAACCCCGCTACTATTACCCTGGCGAAAAGCCCTACCGCATGATTTACATGGAAGACCCCTTTGGCAACATCCTGGAAATCTACAGCCACAGCTATGAGTTGATTTACAGTGCGGGGGCCTACCAATAA
- a CDS encoding SGNH/GDSL hydrolase family protein: protein MHLPFWLTTALLFPVLLYQGKQARRTTPRLPEAGGSPCGQYGEGNPARRILVIGESTAAGVGVRTHDQGLASQLAKQIHERTGKSIAWHTFGVNGIRLGALLRELETAELPEADVVLLSMGVNDTTGFTPRFRFRQQLRELRQLLAPQYSVPILLLSVPPMHLFTALPSPLRHIMGWRARQLDNLYISLARQFPEDFRYLNYPVVTDPELLARDGYHPGHKGYRYIAEALADRVSLTNQGG, encoded by the coding sequence ATGCACCTTCCATTCTGGCTGACCACCGCCCTGCTCTTTCCGGTACTGCTCTACCAGGGCAAGCAGGCGCGCCGCACAACGCCCAGGTTGCCGGAAGCCGGCGGGTCTCCGTGCGGTCAATATGGTGAAGGCAATCCCGCCAGGCGAATCCTGGTGATTGGCGAATCCACCGCAGCCGGCGTGGGTGTTAGAACCCACGATCAGGGGCTGGCCAGCCAGTTGGCGAAGCAGATTCACGAGCGCACCGGCAAGTCCATTGCCTGGCATACCTTCGGCGTTAACGGTATTCGGCTTGGGGCGCTGCTGAGGGAGCTGGAAACCGCTGAATTGCCAGAGGCGGATGTGGTGCTGTTGAGCATGGGCGTGAACGACACCACTGGCTTCACACCCCGGTTTCGTTTCCGCCAGCAACTGCGGGAATTGCGTCAATTGCTGGCACCACAGTATTCAGTACCCATTCTGCTTTTGAGCGTGCCGCCGATGCATCTGTTCACGGCACTGCCTTCTCCGCTTCGGCACATAATGGGGTGGAGAGCCCGGCAGCTGGATAACCTCTATATCAGTCTGGCGCGTCAGTTTCCTGAAGACTTCCGTTACCTGAACTACCCGGTGGTTACCGATCCTGAGCTTCTGGCCAGGGATGGCTATCACCCCGGCCACAAGGGCTACCGCTATATTGCCGAGGCACTGGCAGACAGGGTCAGCCTCACCAATCAGGGAGGCTAA
- a CDS encoding GFA family protein has protein sequence MTETHQVHCDCGTVEVTMTGEPKVHAFCHCEDCRDLLQVPYHSVLAWEAEQVSVTKGEPSVKTFQHPSKRMKRVFCADCGEVLYNTNAMGWKLVSQILVLKTNGYTLPESYQPNGHFFYDRRIVDIDDALPKR, from the coding sequence ATGACTGAAACACATCAAGTACATTGCGACTGCGGCACCGTGGAAGTCACCATGACCGGTGAACCAAAAGTCCACGCTTTCTGCCACTGTGAAGATTGCCGAGACCTGCTTCAGGTCCCCTATCACTCAGTGCTGGCCTGGGAAGCAGAGCAGGTTTCGGTGACAAAGGGCGAGCCGAGTGTGAAAACATTCCAGCACCCTTCCAAACGCATGAAACGCGTGTTCTGTGCTGACTGTGGCGAGGTGCTTTACAACACCAACGCCATGGGCTGGAAGCTGGTTTCACAGATCCTGGTGCTCAAGACCAACGGATACACACTTCCGGAGTCTTATCAGCCCAACGGGCATTTCTTCTATGACCGTAGAATCGTCGACATTGATGATGCGCTGCCCAAGCGATAG
- a CDS encoding tautomerase family protein, producing the protein MPYVNIKVTDDNVTVEQKRQLIQGTTQLLVDVLNKNPDATHVVIDELSTDNWGVKGETVTNLRKR; encoded by the coding sequence ATGCCTTATGTCAATATCAAAGTCACCGACGACAACGTAACCGTCGAACAGAAACGCCAATTAATTCAGGGAACAACGCAGCTACTGGTCGATGTCCTGAACAAGAATCCTGACGCCACCCACGTGGTCATCGACGAATTGTCGACCGACAACTGGGGCGTGAAAGGAGAAACCGTCACCAATCTGCGAAAACGATAA